One window from the genome of Natronomonas pharaonis DSM 2160 encodes:
- a CDS encoding ubiquitin-like small modifier protein 1, producing MQLALRFFATFREAVGTKEIERTFDAEATVGDVLAAVEDEFPELAGDILDDDGDIQPHLTVLRNGREVVHLDGTATELSDGDRLSIFPPVAGG from the coding sequence ATGCAGCTTGCACTCCGGTTCTTTGCGACGTTCCGTGAGGCCGTCGGGACGAAAGAAATCGAACGGACATTCGATGCGGAAGCGACCGTCGGCGACGTTCTCGCGGCTGTCGAAGACGAGTTCCCCGAGCTTGCCGGCGACATCCTCGACGACGATGGCGACATCCAGCCGCATTTGACCGTCCTGCGGAACGGCCGGGAGGTCGTCCACCTCGATGGCACTGCGACGGAGCTTTCCGACGGCGACCGGTTGAGCATTTTTCCACCGGTCGCGGGCGGATAG
- a CDS encoding GNAT family N-acetyltransferase, whose protein sequence is MADIAVRPAQADDYEAVAAFTADTWQRLDGDYIPDVFDEWVASDGPTQRTLVATVEDRPVGLCQGVLLSEDEAWAQGMRVDPEYRGRDIARRLVTGVFEWAADAGATVCRNMVFSWNEAGLGLSRSVGFEPLASFRWLEPTPDADADCGLAVDSTPDAAWRGYRRSDACRRLYGLGLDTDEPWALAELTRERLAAVERPLVVADDDHIRGVSYRVRTTDEETDDGESVSRAEYGVGAWNDAEALSALSAAVARDAAAAGADRTRLLVPETPRHISDAAAVGVAAADAPDFVLERELTRY, encoded by the coding sequence ATGGCCGATATTGCTGTCCGACCGGCCCAAGCCGACGACTACGAAGCCGTCGCCGCGTTCACTGCCGACACGTGGCAGCGGCTGGACGGCGACTACATCCCCGACGTCTTCGACGAGTGGGTCGCATCCGACGGTCCCACCCAGCGGACGCTCGTAGCGACCGTCGAGGACCGTCCGGTCGGGCTTTGTCAGGGCGTGTTGCTCTCCGAAGACGAGGCGTGGGCACAGGGGATGCGCGTCGACCCGGAGTACCGCGGCCGCGACATCGCCCGCCGACTCGTTACGGGGGTCTTCGAGTGGGCAGCAGACGCCGGCGCGACCGTCTGCCGAAACATGGTGTTTTCGTGGAACGAGGCGGGCCTTGGGCTCTCCCGGTCTGTCGGCTTCGAGCCGCTGGCGTCGTTCCGCTGGCTGGAGCCGACACCGGATGCCGACGCCGACTGCGGGCTGGCTGTCGACAGTACCCCCGACGCAGCGTGGCGCGGCTACCGCCGTAGCGACGCCTGCCGACGCCTGTACGGGCTCGGACTCGACACCGACGAACCGTGGGCGCTGGCGGAGCTGACACGCGAGCGGCTGGCGGCCGTCGAACGCCCGCTCGTCGTCGCCGATGACGACCACATTAGAGGTGTCTCCTACCGAGTGCGAACGACCGACGAAGAAACCGATGACGGCGAATCGGTCAGCCGCGCCGAATACGGCGTCGGCGCGTGGAACGACGCCGAGGCGCTTTCGGCGCTTTCGGCCGCTGTCGCTCGTGATGCAGCTGCCGCAGGCGCAGACCGAACGCGGCTGCTGGTCCCCGAGACGCCGCGGCATATCTCCGATGCGGCCGCCGTCGGCGTTGCAGCCGCTGATGCGCCCGACTTCGTGCTCGAACGGGAACTAACCCGGTACTGA